The Christensenella timonensis DNA segment ACGCATACGTGCGCTTCTACGCCGCACACAATGACAGTCTTTTTGTTCAGGGAACGCAGGTGCTCCATGATTTCCGTTTCCCCGCAGGCGGAAAAACTCAATTTATCAAAAGGCGTATAGTTGCCCACGGCTTCCTTTACCCCGTCCACGATATCGCCGAGGCCCTTTGGGTATTGGCGGGGCAGGATAAAGGGCAGGCCCAAGGCTCGCGCCCCCTTTAAGAGCGTTACGGTTTTTTCCACAATGGAGACGTTATCGTGGATAACGGGCACGAGGCGTTCCTGATAATCGATCACAAGAACAGCCGAATTTTCTGCTTTGATACGCATAGCTGGAAACCTCCGTTTTGTTTTCTTCATTATAACATAGAATGAGAAGGGAAAAACGATAAAACAAAATCCATTGGCAATTCTGGTACGAACATTTAAACAATATTGGAAAATGCTGTAAAAAAACTTGCAAAAAAATGTTGTTTTGTAAAAAGTATGAGCGAATAAGCTAACAAAAAGGCTTTTGCACATGTTGTGGAAATGATCGTTTGCGGCTAGAATTAGATTAATGAAAATGATCTAAGCATCTACGTTAATCTTTCATGATCAATATTATCCATCGTACGATTTTTATATGAAATAAGTTCTTCTTTGTTGGAAGGGCCGGGTTCGTTATTACCTAAGGCGGTGTTTCATGACTGAGTTTGAAGAAATTGCGCTGAAAAAGATAGTCAAGGATTCCCTGATTGAGAATATCTATTACAGGATTAATTTGTTGATCGGAAAATACGGGATCAGCAATGCCGAGATCAGCAAACGGATCGGGTGGGATCCGGCGGGATACAACCAGAAATACAACCGGAGCAACGATCTTCGTATGACGACATTCATCAAGATTTATGTTGCCATCCAGGAGATTATTGCCGAGAAAGAAGAAGAGTATGGTTACGAGGATCTGCAGCTTAGTAAGATCGACCTGAATGATTTGATCACGCAGGACGAATTTGACCTTGGCCGCCTGTTCAACCATATCAGTGCGGCGGCGGAAGGGAAGACGGAATTTTTGAGCAGCAATTCGTTGACACATACTTATTTATCGCTGAAATCCTTCGTGCTGCTGGGCCGTAAAAACAAAAAGTTCAGCGAACGGGAAATCGACGTATATATTTCGTTTTACAAAGCGATAGCGGAATCATAAAACGGTGGGCAGAAAAGCATAGCGGAGGTGGACATGCAAAAATTTGCAAATGATCCAAGCAACATGGTAAACGAATCGATTCGGGGGTTTGTAAAGTGCTACCCTGACATCGTGAAATATACGGAGAGTAAGCGGGTCTTAAAAAGCGCGTCTGCACCGGTAAAAGGAAGGGTAGGGATAGCTACCGGCGGCGGTTATGGACACGATCCGGCCTTTATCGGCTACATCGGCCAGAACATGCTGGATACAGTAGCGGCAGGAGATATTTTTTTTACGCCGACAGTGGAGGACTATTACCTGGCATTCAAACATGCGGACGCGGGACAGGGAGTTGCCTGCCTGTATGGGAATTATCCGCGGGATACAGTCAATGTGGAGCAGGCGATCGAGCTTGCGGCGCAGGATGGTATCACGGTGAAAACGGTTATCGCAAACGATGACATCGCTACCGCGGATATTGAAAAAAGACGGGGCAGCGCCGGGGAAATCCTGATGTGGAAGGTCGGCGGCGCCGCAGCTTCACTCGGGTACGACCTTGACGCGGTGATCCGCGCGGCACAAAAGGCCGTCGACAGCACCAGGAGCATCAGCGTAGGCCTCGCGTCGTGCATCATCCCTATGGTCGGACGGCCGAACTACCTGATCGAGGTCGGTACGATGGAGATCGGTGTGGGGCATCACGGTACGTCCAGCCGCGACACCTGTAAGCTGCGCACGGCGGACGAAACGGTGGATATCATGATGGATTCCATCCTGAACGATATGCCCTTAAGCGAAGGCGAAGAAGTGGCCGTGCTCGTTTCCGGCCTTGGTAATAC contains these protein-coding regions:
- a CDS encoding isochorismatase family protein, giving the protein MRIKAENSAVLVIDYQERLVPVIHDNVSIVEKTVTLLKGARALGLPFILPRQYPKGLGDIVDGVKEAVGNYTPFDKLSFSACGETEIMEHLRSLNKKTVIVCGVEAHVCVLQSVIDLAAAGFTPVLVCDCIGSRFPYDKEIALLRAQQEGALLTTAEAILFEMTQRAGSDTFKTISKLVK
- a CDS encoding dihydroxyacetone kinase subunit DhaK — protein: MQKFANDPSNMVNESIRGFVKCYPDIVKYTESKRVLKSASAPVKGRVGIATGGGYGHDPAFIGYIGQNMLDTVAAGDIFFTPTVEDYYLAFKHADAGQGVACLYGNYPRDTVNVEQAIELAAQDGITVKTVIANDDIATADIEKRRGSAGEILMWKVGGAAASLGYDLDAVIRAAQKAVDSTRSISVGLASCIIPMVGRPNYLIEVGTMEIGVGHHGTSSRDTCKLRTADETVDIMMDSILNDMPLSEGEEVAVLVSGLGNTMLMELHILFSRIYDVLEEKNIKIHRSYVGNYFTALDMMGASISVMKLDDELKKMMDVPVYTAAFNHFHIKK